The genome window GAGATGAAAATGTACAACGAAACCAGGAAAATCATGCATTCTGATGTAGAGGTCAGCGCAACCTGCGTGCGTGTGCCCGTTATGCGTGCACACTCCGAAGTGATCTGGTGCGAGACGGAAAAACCATTGGAAATCTCAGCCATCAGGGAAGCCATTAAAAACGGGGAAGGCCTGATTCTTCAGGATGATCCTAAAAATTGTGTGTACCCCATGCCTTTTATGGCTGCAGGGAAAGACGAAGTCTTTGTGGGCCGCATCCGCAAAGACATTTCAAATCCCAACGGGATAACCTTATGGGTTGTCGGCGACCAGATCCGTAAAGGAGCTGCACTAAATGCCGTTCAGATCGCTGAATATATGATTAAAAAGAATTTGCTGTAAATTTCTAACAGGACAGGACTATTTTCAACACTTGATGCCGATGAAGATAGCCCTGTTTTCTTCATTTTTAAAATAAGTACTAAGATTTAGTAAAGGAAGTTGTCAAAAGGGTACCTTTTTGCATGAATTTCTTTTACCTTTTCATAAAGGATATTTTTAAGTTCCTCTATATTTTGCTTTTCCCTGGCAGAAATGAAGATGCAGTTTTTATTGGTTTTCCCCATCCAGGTATTCTTAAGCTCTTCAAGCGTAATATTTTCCTTTACTTTAGGAGTAAGGTCATCTTCTTCTTTTTTTATAAAGGAATAGGCATCAATTTTAT of Bacteroidota bacterium contains these proteins:
- a CDS encoding GTPase HflX, encoding READILLHVVDISHSNFEEQIQVVNQTLKELGVADKPCYLVFNKIDAYSFIKKEEDDLTPKVKENITLEELKNTWMGKTNKNCIFISAREKQNIEELKNILYEKVKEIHAKRYPFDNFLY